The following are encoded together in the Pygocentrus nattereri isolate fPygNat1 chromosome 15, fPygNat1.pri, whole genome shotgun sequence genome:
- the ist1 gene encoding IST1 homolog isoform X2 → MLGGGFKAERLRVNLRLVINRLKLLEKKKTELAQKARKEIADYLSAGKDERARIRVEHIIREDYLVEAMEILELYCDLLLARFGLIHSMKELDPGLQEAVSTLIWAAPRLQSEVSELKIVSDQLCAKYSKEYGKLCRTNQIGTVNDRLMHKLSVEAPPKILVERYLIEIAKNYNVPYEPDAMVRPEVCQGEEADLIDVDSDFKKPGGGGGGGGGFTAPAATMPMPMPMPMPMPMPTAFNYPPPKGAEPFNGPAGTYDGFGNFQPPVRGGPPPQLPSCPPTYESVVPGPGPSSQIYDNNALPELPSVPDTLPASSLGGNTTASDDIDFDDLSRRFEELKKKT, encoded by the exons ATGCTTGGTGGTGGATTTAAGGCAGAGAGGCTGCGTGTCAATCTCAGGCTTGTCATAAATCGCCTCAAACTCCttgagaagaagaaaa CTGAATTGGCCCAGAAGGCACGTAAGGAGATTGCTGATTACTTGTCAGCAGGGAAAGATGAGCGAGCACGGATCAGAGTGGAGCATATCATCAGAGAAGATTATCTGGTGGAGGCAATGGAGATCCTCGAGTTATACTGTGATCTGCTGCTGGCACGCTTTGGCCTAATCCATTCTATGAA AGAGCTTGATCCCGGCCTTCAAGAGGCAGTGTCCACGCTCATCTGGGCTGCTCCACGACTGCAGTCAGAAGTCTCAGAACTCAAAATT GTTTCAGATCAGCTGTGTGCCAAATACAGCAAGGAGTATGGCAAGCTTTGTAGGACAAATCAAATTGGAACAGTCAATGACCGA CTCATGCACAAACTGAGTGTGGAGGCCCCACCTAAAATCCTGGTGGAGCGTTACCTCATTGAGATTGCAAAAAACTACAACGTTCCATATGAACCCGATGCTATGGTTCGG CCAGAAGTGTGCCAAGGAGAAGAGGCTGATCTCATAGATGTGGACAGTGACTTCAAGAAGCCtggtggtggaggtggaggtggtggaggcTTCACTGCTCCTGCTGCTACTATGCCCATGCCCATGCCAATGCCTATGCCCATGCCCATGCCTACAGCCTTCAACTACCCTCCACCTAAAGGAGCT GAGCCTTTTAATGGTCCTGCTGGCACCTATGATGGCTTTGGCAACTTCCAGCCACCGGTGAGAGGAGGGCCCCCTCCGCAACTTCCAAGTTGCCCCCCCACTTATGAGTCT GTTGTCCCAG GCCCTGGCCCGTCGTCTCAAATCTACGATAACAATGCACTTCCCGAGCTCCCCTCTGTTCCTGACACACTCCCTGCCTCCTCCTTGGGTGGGAACACCACAGCTTCAGACGACATTGACTTTGACGACTTATCACGACGctttgaggagctgaagaaGAAGACCTAA
- the ist1 gene encoding IST1 homolog isoform X1: MLGGGFKAERLRVNLRLVINRLKLLEKKKTELAQKARKEIADYLSAGKDERARIRVEHIIREDYLVEAMEILELYCDLLLARFGLIHSMKELDPGLQEAVSTLIWAAPRLQSEVSELKIVSDQLCAKYSKEYGKLCRTNQIGTVNDRLMHKLSVEAPPKILVERYLIEIAKNYNVPYEPDAMVRPEVCQGEEADLIDVDSDFKKPGGGGGGGGGFTAPAATMPMPMPMPMPMPMPTAFNYPPPKGAEPFNGPAGTYDGFGNFQPPVRGGPPPQLPSCPPTYESIDDLAVKPSDSPQVVPGPGPSSQIYDNNALPELPSVPDTLPASSLGGNTTASDDIDFDDLSRRFEELKKKT; the protein is encoded by the exons ATGCTTGGTGGTGGATTTAAGGCAGAGAGGCTGCGTGTCAATCTCAGGCTTGTCATAAATCGCCTCAAACTCCttgagaagaagaaaa CTGAATTGGCCCAGAAGGCACGTAAGGAGATTGCTGATTACTTGTCAGCAGGGAAAGATGAGCGAGCACGGATCAGAGTGGAGCATATCATCAGAGAAGATTATCTGGTGGAGGCAATGGAGATCCTCGAGTTATACTGTGATCTGCTGCTGGCACGCTTTGGCCTAATCCATTCTATGAA AGAGCTTGATCCCGGCCTTCAAGAGGCAGTGTCCACGCTCATCTGGGCTGCTCCACGACTGCAGTCAGAAGTCTCAGAACTCAAAATT GTTTCAGATCAGCTGTGTGCCAAATACAGCAAGGAGTATGGCAAGCTTTGTAGGACAAATCAAATTGGAACAGTCAATGACCGA CTCATGCACAAACTGAGTGTGGAGGCCCCACCTAAAATCCTGGTGGAGCGTTACCTCATTGAGATTGCAAAAAACTACAACGTTCCATATGAACCCGATGCTATGGTTCGG CCAGAAGTGTGCCAAGGAGAAGAGGCTGATCTCATAGATGTGGACAGTGACTTCAAGAAGCCtggtggtggaggtggaggtggtggaggcTTCACTGCTCCTGCTGCTACTATGCCCATGCCCATGCCAATGCCTATGCCCATGCCCATGCCTACAGCCTTCAACTACCCTCCACCTAAAGGAGCT GAGCCTTTTAATGGTCCTGCTGGCACCTATGATGGCTTTGGCAACTTCCAGCCACCGGTGAGAGGAGGGCCCCCTCCGCAACTTCCAAGTTGCCCCCCCACTTATGAGTCT ATTGATGACTTGGCTGTGAAACCATCTGATTCTCCCCAGGTTGTCCCAG GCCCTGGCCCGTCGTCTCAAATCTACGATAACAATGCACTTCCCGAGCTCCCCTCTGTTCCTGACACACTCCCTGCCTCCTCCTTGGGTGGGAACACCACAGCTTCAGACGACATTGACTTTGACGACTTATCACGACGctttgaggagctgaagaaGAAGACCTAA